ATTACCTCAAACTTTCCCGCCGTTTTTGGTGGTACTTTAGATAACACTGTTGGGCGGATTGGCGATTTAGAAGCGGGTGCTTTACCTGCATTTGATTTGGGTCAAGCAATAGGTGTTAATAACCTCGAACCCTTTGCTACTCTCCATTTCTTAGCCAAAGCAGATGTTACCGCTTCAGATTTTGTCCTGATTCCTAATCTATCGGGCTTGGCTTTTACCGATGATTATGTAAATAATGCACCCCTGATTCCCACCCCAGGGGCTTTTCTAGAAAATAGTAATAATATTATTCTCACAGTTTCTGACCCTAATCCAGAAGATACTGTAACCTTTGCTATTACAGGGGGAGTGGATCAATCTTTATTTACTCTTGATCCTACAACGGGTCAACTCACGTTTAATAGTATTCCTGATTTTGAAAATCCCATTGATAGTAATCAAGATAATATTTATGAAGTTCAGATTACAGCCCACGATAATTTTGGGGAACCGGCAACGACTACTCTGAGAGGTTTAACTGTCTCTGCACTGAATATACAAGTTACCAATGTTAACGAAACCCCAACAAATCTAACCCTTAGCAATACCAATATTAACGAAAATGTCGCCCCTCTGACTGTAATTGGAAACTTCAGCACGACGGATGTTGATGCGGGTAATACCTTCACCTATACTCTGATAAGTGGTGCGGGAGACACGGATAATAATCTCTTTACTATTAGTAGTAATCAACTGAAAATTAATGCTTCTCCCGATTTTGAAACTAAGAGTAGTTACAGCATCCTTGTCAAAACCACAGACCAAGGGGGGTTAAGTTATGAAAAACAATTAACTCTTAACGTCAATGATCTTAACGAACCCCCAACAAGTCTAACCCTTAGCAATAACAGTATTAACGAAAATGTTGATCTTCTGACTGTAATCGGAGATTTCAGCGCCACAGATCCTGATGCAGGTAACACATTATTTACCTATAGCCTGGTAAACGGTGCAGGAGACACGGATAATAATGTCTTTACCATTAGTAGCAATCAACTAAAAATTAATGCTTCTCCCGATTTTGAAACTAAGAATAGTTACAACATCCGTGTCCAAACCACAGACCAAGGAGGGTTAAGTTATGAAAAACAATTAACTATTGGTGTTAATAATGTTAACGAAACCCCAACAAATCTAATCCTTAGCAATACCAGTGTTAACGAAAATGTTGCCTCTCTGACTGTAGTCGGAGATTTCAGCACTACAGATGTTGATGCGGTTAATACCTTCAGTTATAGCCTGGTAGCTGGTGCAGGAGACACGGATAATAATGTCTTTACCATTAGTAGCAATCAACTGAAAATTAATGCTTCTCCCGATTTTGAAACTAAGAATAGTTACAACATCCGTGTCCAAACCACAGACCAAGGAGGGTTAAGTTATGAAAAACAATTAACTATTGGTGTTAATAATGTTAACGAAACCCCAACAAATCTCATCCTTAGTAATACCAGTGTTAACGAAAATGTTGCCTCTCTGACTGTAATCGGAGATTTCAGCACGACGGATGTTGATACGGGTAATACCTTCAGTTATAGCCTGGTAACTGGTGCAGGAGACACGGATAATAATGTCTTTACCATTAGTAGCAATCAACTGAAAATTAATGCTTCTCCCGATTTTGAAACTAAGAATAGTTACAATATTCGCGTCAAAACCACAGACCAAGGAGGGTTAAGTTATGAAAAACAATTAAATATTAACATCAATGATCTCAATGAAATTATTGGTAATCCTTCAATTAACAATGGACGTAACCCAATTGTAGGAACTGCTGTTTCTGACTACATTATAGGCGGTCCAGGGGCAAAAACCATTACCGGAGGTGCGGGTAATGATTTGTTCGTATTTACCGATCTTCGAGATGTAGGACAACGGATTACGGATTTTACTGTGGGAGCAGACAAAATTGTTCTTACTAAGTTACTCGGTAGTATCAATTATAATGGCACTAATCCTATTGCGGATAAATACATCAGATTTGTAAACGGAACAGGTAGTAATACTGGTAGTACCTTTCTGCAAATTGATCGGGATGGGATTTCAGGTAGTGCCATATTTAAGAACTTCCTTCAGGTTGATAACATCACTAGCACCCAGTTAAATAACGTTGGTAACTTTGTCTTTTAACATTTTCTATCAGGAACTCTATGTTAACTCAATTCAAAAACCCTCTGATCACCATCAGTATCACCTTGTCCACTGGTATCACTTCCATGGCAATCTCTGCCCCTGCTTACTCTATTAACTTCGTTAATTTAAACACCTTTGACCCCCTTGGAGATGTTACTAGTAACAACACAGTTATTTACTCAGGTTCATCGAATCAAGTTCAAACGGGTGGTGGTACTGGTAGTTTCGAGGAATTGCTAGGTATCAATGCGACCGATTTGGACGCTGCTATCCCGAACAATTATTATGGTTCAGCTATTAAAAGTACCTTTAGTAACATCAACCCTGGAGATGTGTTTAGCTTCAACTGGAATTTCACAAGCACAGATCAAGATCAAGCTTTTGTAACGATTGCCAATAATATTCAACCCTTAACTGGTAATAATGGTACTTATAGCTATGCCTTCACTTCACCGGGAAGTTATAATATCGGTATTGGAGTTGTTGACGTTGATGATTCAACAGGTCAATCAACTCTCACCCTAAGTAATGCTCAAATTCAGGCTGTTCCTTGGGAAACTGATACCCTACCAATATTAGGTAGTACAATTCTTTTTGGTATTGGTGTTTGGGCTAAACGTAAATACACTGGCAATTCCAAATCTTGACACTCTCTAATTAATAATTTTAATATGTCTATCAAAGTTGGAGATACCGCTCCTAATTTTAGTCTACCTGCCCAAAATGGCAAAAATGTCAGTTTGGGAGATTTTCGGGGTCAAAAATCCGTTGTCCTCTATTTTTATCCCAAGGATGATACACCAGGATGCACTGTAGAATCTTGCGCTTTTCGAGATCAATATGAAGTGTTTCAATCCGCTGGTGCTGAAGTTATTGGTGTGAGTGGTGACTCTAGGGAATCTCATCAAAGGTTTGCAAATAAATACAATTTACCTTTTACACTTTTAAGTGATCAAGGTGATAAAGTCCGAAAACAATATGGCGCAACTGCCGTTTTTGGTTTTATTCCCGGTCGAGTTACATACCTAATTGACCAAAATGGTATTGTTCAATATGTATTTGATTCTATGTTGAACTTTAAAGGCCACGTTGAAGAAGCATTAAAAACCCTGCAACAACTAGCAGCATAAATAAAATAAGATCCCCGACTTCTTAGAGAAGTCGGGGATCTAACTCTCTTTCATCTCGTTCCCAGTCTCTGACTGGGAATGAATTCTAGAAGGCTCTGCCTTCAATGATATTAGAGGCAGAGCCTCATCAACTGCATTCCTAGTCAGAGACTAGGAACGAGATGTGGTAAGGATTTGAGCTTAAGTTGACACATATCAGCAGTGCTTTACCCCCTGCCTCTCTTCTCCCCCTGCTTGCCTTCACCCGTCATTTTCGGGTTGACAGACTAGTAGAGACGTTTCATGAAACGTCTCTACATATAAAGAATTTAATCAGACTTTATTTGGAGTGAGATTTTTCTGCTACAGCAACATTAACATTAGCAGATTTGCCATTTCTGTTGTTGGAATAACCGTTATTGCGGGGTTGAATCACTCCATAACCGCCGTGATTACGTTCATAAATGACGTTAATCTCACCTGTTTCGGCATTATGAAACATATAAAAGTCATGACCCACCAGTTGCAGTTGTTCCTGCGCTTCAGCTAATGTCATTGGCGGCATAGAGAAGTATTTGGTACGAACAACCTCTTCGGGTAATTCAGCGGTGCGATCGCCTATTAAATCCGCTGCAACAGTTTCTGGTGCTACTACTTCGTTAGTTGATATAGGTTGAGTTTTATGATCCTGCCTTTTTTCCTTATATTTCCGCAATTGCCGAGCAATTTTATCTGCAACTAGGTCAATACTTGCATATAAGCTTTCGCTGCTTTCCTCCGCACGGATAACACTACCATTAGCATAAATAGTTACTTCTGCTGCTTGCTTCGTACTTATTCGGGGATTGCGAGCTACGCTTAAATGGACATCCACTTCATTGGTGATGTTCTGGAAGTGACTAACTGCTTTTTCAATCTTTTGATGCACATATTCACGAATTGCATCAGTGATTTCAATATTTTTACCGTGGATGACAAGCTTCATGTAAACTCTCCCGCTCAATATTATATGTGATGTTTTCAGTTAGGAATAGAAATTGCGGTCAGGCCTATCACTGCCACCGACACAAATTGTTACCCATCCCTAAGACATTGTTTTTTAGCATTTTTAACACTTCTTGCATCTTCAAGTTGGCGCTTATTTATCCTCTTGTTTCCCAACTGGTTGTTAAGCAATTGGCTATTTAAGCAAAACTATTGAATTAGGCTGCTTGAGATATAGTCCTTTTAAACGCCTACTTCTATGGAACTTTACCAAAATAGGAGTCCCCGCCTTTTTTCGTCCCCCAGTCTTTTTCACTATTGTATAGAGAATACAACCCTTTTGGGAAATTTGATCCTGATTGATACAAATAAATTTTTAAGTTGCCGCCAGTCAGTAAATTAGTTGGTATTGTCTTAGCTGAATGCTCTCCTCGTCTAACACCCATTCAGGTTATATATTTAAACTAGCATTTTGTGAGTTCTAAAGTATATTTCCTTGATGTTCCTTTAAGATCCTTTGCATAGCTTGACATTTGTTCGCTATATTTTTGGGAAATAAGAGGCTTTGACTCCCCCTTCCCTGGTAGGGAAGGGGGTTGGGGGGTTAGGTTTATATTATATTTTTACATTTTTTAACGCCCACTTACTTAGAGACTTCCAAATAAAAAAATGTCCCAAAACTAACGCAAAAACCCTCCCTATTTCTTCTCTCTCTGTGTTCTCTGTGCCTCTGTGGTTCGTTTGTTCATTTATTTATTGGGATAATTTATTTCCTGGAAGTCCCTTATCGGGTGTCTTACCTCTTGCCTCTTCCCCCTTACTTATGCACTGATGATTCCTAGCACTCAATTAACCCCGTACCGTTGTTTACTATATAATGTTGGCGTAATGCCTTATGAAACCGCTCATCAGTGGCAGCGATCGCTAGTTGCAGAGCGTATTCACAACCCAGAACTAGATGATGTCCTAATTTTACTAGAACATCCCCCCGTTTACACCTTAGGGACAGGAGCAAACCCAGAATTTATAAAATTTAATCTTGACAAAAGTGCTTATGACGTGCATCGCATTGAAAGAGGTGGCGAAGTCACATATCATTGTCCAGGACAATTGGTAGGTTATCCCATTTTAAACTTGCGTCATTACCGCCAAGACCTCCATTGGTACTTGCGTCAACTTGAGGAAGTATTAATTCGCGTTTTAGCAAATTACGACTTAAAGGGAGAACGGATTCCTGGTTTTACCGGAGTTTGGCTAGAAGGATACAAAATTGCCGCCATCGGCATAAAAGTGAGTAAATGGATTACTATGCACGGCTTTTCCTTAAATGTATGTCCAGACATGACAGGATTCAAGCAAATTATTCCTTGTGGCCTTGTTGATAAACCAGTCAGCAGTTTAGCCGCATGGATTCCCGACATTACCTGTAACCAAGTCCGACATTCTATAAATCAATGTTTTGCAGAAGTATTTGACGTGACCATAAAAAATTCAGGGCGTTGCTGATTAAGGGGATGAATTTTAGTCTCACGCAAAGGCGCAATCACGCTTCGTGATCTCGAAGAGTAGACGCAAAGGTAAGATTTTTAAAGGTTCAATTTGGAAATTTCATACCTCGATTCAGCAACGCCAAATTCAGAAAGTAGGGGCGCAGGGCCTGCGCCCTGCCAATGATTCATCAATAACAGCATGAAATTTATTCACCCCAACCCGGAATAGCTACAAAAATCTTTACAATGAAGAAGAATAGCAATCATACATAATACAAATTAAAAACAATGGGAATATTCGGATTTGGTAAAAAGTCAACTATACCTACACCAGAGCAAGCCTTACCAGGACGGGCAGAAGTAATGCGAGTACCCGCACAACATTACGTTAATAAAAATCCTCTAAAAGCGCCTTTTCCCCCAGGCTTAGAAACCGCCATATTTGGTTTAGGCTGTTTTTGGGGAGCAGAACGCAAATTTTGGCAACAAGAAGGAGTTTACACCACTGCGGTAGGTTATGGGGCTGGTTACACATCCAACCCCACCTATCAAGAAGTATGTAGTGGCATGACGGGTCACAATGAAGTAGTATTAGTTGTATTCGACCCCAAAATTATTACTTATTCCCAACTGTTGAAAGTGTTCTGGGAAAGCCACAACCCCACCCAAGGAATGCGTCAAGGTAATGATGCCGGTACTCAATACCGCTCAGGAATTTACGTTTATTCACAAGAGCAAAAACAACTAGCGGAAGCATCAAAGAACGCTTATCAAGCAGCCCTCAGCGGCGCTGGGTATGGTAAAATTACCACAGAAATCTTAGATGCACCTGAATTTTATTATGCTGAAGAATACCATCAGCAATATTTAGCCAAAAACCCCGGTGGTTATTGTGGTTTAGGTGGTACTAACGTAGCTTGTCCAGGTATTCCTGAAGCTCAGGTAGGGTTGCTGATTCAGAATATGACTTTACCTCACGCAGAGGCGCAGAGTCGCAGAGAGTAAGAGTTTGAAATCAAGGTTGAGTTTTCCCTCTTTAACCCAACCTTGTATCTTCTAAACTTTGCGTCTTTGCTCGTTTGTGCAGTGTGCCGTAGGCATAACATAACTCATACCGTCATTATCCCATGCCCAATCTTTTATTAATTTAAATACTATGTCCTTACTCAAAACCTCGCTTACAGGCTTAAAAGCAGATTCATTCCGTCATCCTCTGGACTTGGAAGCCACCAAAACCCTCAAACAAATTCCCGGTTTAGATATGATGGTGCGGAATTTGCTAGGTCCAATGGCTGAACAGGTTTTTTATGTGGAAAATATCGCTTCTAGTATTTTGGTGGGAGAAAAACAACTTCCTGATTTACACAAGTTACTATTGGAAGCTTGTCAAATTCTGGATATTGATCCACCTCAGTTATATGTGCGTCAACACCCAGCCCCCAACGCTTACACCTTTGCCATGCGAGGTAAGCAGCCTTTTGTGGTGATTCATACATCCTTGATTGAGATTCTTACACCTGAAGAAATACAGGCTGTAATTGCCCATGAATTAGGTCATCTCAAGTGTGATCATAGTGTGTATTTAACACCTGTGAATTTATTGATTTTAGCCGCTGCCATTGTCCCAAATGTCGGCGCTGTCTTGGCTCAAGCTATCCAGTCACAATTATTAGAATGGGTCCGCTGTGCTGAGTTTACCTGCGATCGCGCCGCTTTGTTAGCTACTCAAAACCCAAAAGTTGTCATGTCAGTATTAATGAAGTTAGCAGGTGGTTCTCCCAGTTTAGCGCCTCAACTCAATTTAGATGCCTTTGTAGACCAAGCTCGCGCCTATGATGACATTAGCAAAACTGAATTGGGGGAAATGGTCAAATCCGCCCGCACAGCCCAATTAAGCCATCCTGTCCCCGTACTACGAGCCAGGGAAATTGACCGTTGGGCAAGTAGTCAGGAGTACCAAAAGTTAGTGCAAAATCAGGGGATTAATTACCAAGGTGAATCTCCATCCCCAGGCGGATGGCGGAATTGGTAGATTTTACAGGAATCCGTTTCTGGAAATTTCCCAA
The DNA window shown above is from Anabaena sp. WA102 and carries:
- a CDS encoding cadherin domain-containing protein, which gives rise to MAFSIKIQLFADNDGLISDAVDSVIAGNRFYAQILVGDFRSDAVGLIGFLSSIQWNPSILESLDDPFNPDEVITSNFPAVFGGTLDNTVGRIGDLEAGALPAFDLGQAIGVNNLEPFATLHFLAKADVTASDFVLIPNLSGLAFTDDYVNNAPLIPTPGAFLENSNNIILTVSDPNPEDTVTFAITGGVDQSLFTLDPTTGQLTFNSIPDFENPIDSNQDNIYEVQITAHDNFGEPATTTLRGLTVSALNIQVTNVNETPTNLTLSNTNINENVAPLTVIGNFSTTDVDAGNTFTYTLISGAGDTDNNLFTISSNQLKINASPDFETKSSYSILVKTTDQGGLSYEKQLTLNVNDLNEPPTSLTLSNNSINENVDLLTVIGDFSATDPDAGNTLFTYSLVNGAGDTDNNVFTISSNQLKINASPDFETKNSYNIRVQTTDQGGLSYEKQLTIGVNNVNETPTNLILSNTSVNENVASLTVVGDFSTTDVDAVNTFSYSLVAGAGDTDNNVFTISSNQLKINASPDFETKNSYNIRVQTTDQGGLSYEKQLTIGVNNVNETPTNLILSNTSVNENVASLTVIGDFSTTDVDTGNTFSYSLVTGAGDTDNNVFTISSNQLKINASPDFETKNSYNIRVKTTDQGGLSYEKQLNININDLNEIIGNPSINNGRNPIVGTAVSDYIIGGPGAKTITGGAGNDLFVFTDLRDVGQRITDFTVGADKIVLTKLLGSINYNGTNPIADKYIRFVNGTGSNTGSTFLQIDRDGISGSAIFKNFLQVDNITSTQLNNVGNFVF
- a CDS encoding PEP-CTERM sorting domain-containing protein, which codes for MAISAPAYSINFVNLNTFDPLGDVTSNNTVIYSGSSNQVQTGGGTGSFEELLGINATDLDAAIPNNYYGSAIKSTFSNINPGDVFSFNWNFTSTDQDQAFVTIANNIQPLTGNNGTYSYAFTSPGSYNIGIGVVDVDDSTGQSTLTLSNAQIQAVPWETDTLPILGSTILFGIGVWAKRKYTGNSKS
- a CDS encoding peroxiredoxin translates to MSIKVGDTAPNFSLPAQNGKNVSLGDFRGQKSVVLYFYPKDDTPGCTVESCAFRDQYEVFQSAGAEVIGVSGDSRESHQRFANKYNLPFTLLSDQGDKVRKQYGATAVFGFIPGRVTYLIDQNGIVQYVFDSMLNFKGHVEEALKTLQQLAA
- the hpf gene encoding ribosome hibernation-promoting factor, HPF/YfiA family, producing the protein MKLVIHGKNIEITDAIREYVHQKIEKAVSHFQNITNEVDVHLSVARNPRISTKQAAEVTIYANGSVIRAEESSESLYASIDLVADKIARQLRKYKEKRQDHKTQPISTNEVVAPETVAADLIGDRTAELPEEVVRTKYFSMPPMTLAEAQEQLQLVGHDFYMFHNAETGEINVIYERNHGGYGVIQPRNNGYSNNRNGKSANVNVAVAEKSHSK
- the lipB gene encoding lipoyl(octanoyl) transferase LipB — protein: MIPSTQLTPYRCLLYNVGVMPYETAHQWQRSLVAERIHNPELDDVLILLEHPPVYTLGTGANPEFIKFNLDKSAYDVHRIERGGEVTYHCPGQLVGYPILNLRHYRQDLHWYLRQLEEVLIRVLANYDLKGERIPGFTGVWLEGYKIAAIGIKVSKWITMHGFSLNVCPDMTGFKQIIPCGLVDKPVSSLAAWIPDITCNQVRHSINQCFAEVFDVTIKNSGRC
- the msrA gene encoding peptide-methionine (S)-S-oxide reductase MsrA — encoded protein: MGIFGFGKKSTIPTPEQALPGRAEVMRVPAQHYVNKNPLKAPFPPGLETAIFGLGCFWGAERKFWQQEGVYTTAVGYGAGYTSNPTYQEVCSGMTGHNEVVLVVFDPKIITYSQLLKVFWESHNPTQGMRQGNDAGTQYRSGIYVYSQEQKQLAEASKNAYQAALSGAGYGKITTEILDAPEFYYAEEYHQQYLAKNPGGYCGLGGTNVACPGIPEAQVGLLIQNMTLPHAEAQSRRE
- a CDS encoding M48 family metallopeptidase, with translation MSLLKTSLTGLKADSFRHPLDLEATKTLKQIPGLDMMVRNLLGPMAEQVFYVENIASSILVGEKQLPDLHKLLLEACQILDIDPPQLYVRQHPAPNAYTFAMRGKQPFVVIHTSLIEILTPEEIQAVIAHELGHLKCDHSVYLTPVNLLILAAAIVPNVGAVLAQAIQSQLLEWVRCAEFTCDRAALLATQNPKVVMSVLMKLAGGSPSLAPQLNLDAFVDQARAYDDISKTELGEMVKSARTAQLSHPVPVLRAREIDRWASSQEYQKLVQNQGINYQGESPSPGGWRNW